One genomic segment of Stenotrophomonas sp. 704A1 includes these proteins:
- the mtnC gene encoding acireductone synthase yields MQPRVILTDIEGTTSSISFVKNVLFPYARKALPAFVAEHGQRPDVRRWLDAVAAEIGGACQDSLVAETLQGWIDQDRKHTALKALQGLIWDEGYRRGDYTAHFYPEVAPVLKGWHASGLPLYVYSSGSVPAQKLFFGFSDAGDLSPLVSGWFDTEIGGKREADSYRRIVQAIGVPAGEILFLSDVVEELDAARDAGLQTRLIDRLDDYPLPRTGQAANGHERVENFQQIQL; encoded by the coding sequence ATGCAGCCCCGCGTCATCCTGACCGATATCGAAGGCACCACCAGCAGCATCTCGTTCGTCAAGAACGTGCTGTTTCCCTATGCCCGCAAGGCGCTGCCCGCGTTCGTGGCCGAGCACGGCCAGCGGCCGGACGTACGCCGCTGGCTGGATGCGGTCGCCGCCGAGATCGGTGGCGCCTGCCAGGACAGCCTGGTGGCCGAGACCCTGCAGGGCTGGATCGACCAGGATCGCAAGCACACGGCGCTGAAGGCGCTGCAGGGGCTGATCTGGGACGAAGGCTACCGCCGTGGCGACTACACCGCGCACTTCTACCCGGAAGTGGCGCCGGTGCTGAAGGGCTGGCATGCCTCGGGCCTGCCGCTGTACGTGTATTCGTCCGGCTCGGTCCCGGCGCAGAAGCTGTTCTTCGGCTTCAGTGATGCCGGTGACCTGAGCCCACTGGTGTCGGGCTGGTTCGATACCGAAATCGGCGGCAAGCGCGAGGCCGACAGCTACCGCCGCATCGTGCAGGCGATCGGCGTGCCGGCCGGCGAGATCCTGTTCCTGTCCGATGTGGTCGAGGAGCTGGATGCCGCCCGCGATGCCGGCCTGCAGACACGCCTGATCGACCGCCTGGACGACTACCCG
- a CDS encoding 1,2-dihydroxy-3-keto-5-methylthiopentene dioxygenase yields MSRLRIYDDTRPESPLLDTQDGVVIAAELQKIGVTFERWQATAPVAPGASQEEVFAAYRTDIDRLVAERGFKSVDVASIAPDNPNRAELRRKFLDEHFHKEDEVRFFVAGSGLFTLHVGDKVYEIECVKDDLIAVPDGTTHWFDMGDEPSFVAIRFFTEPDGWVGHFTGTDIAQKFPRYVPTQAS; encoded by the coding sequence ATGAGCCGACTGCGCATCTACGACGACACCCGCCCCGAATCGCCGTTGCTGGACACCCAGGACGGCGTGGTCATCGCTGCCGAACTGCAGAAGATCGGCGTCACCTTCGAGCGCTGGCAGGCCACCGCGCCGGTCGCGCCGGGCGCCAGCCAGGAGGAAGTGTTCGCTGCCTACCGCACCGACATCGACCGCCTGGTGGCCGAGCGCGGCTTCAAGAGCGTGGACGTGGCCTCGATCGCCCCGGACAACCCGAACCGTGCCGAGCTGCGCAGGAAGTTCCTCGACGAACACTTCCACAAGGAAGACGAAGTGCGTTTCTTCGTCGCCGGCTCGGGCCTGTTCACCCTGCACGTGGGCGACAAGGTCTATGAGATCGAGTGCGTGAAGGACGACCTGATCGCCGTACCCGATGGCACCACTCATTGGTTCGACATGGGTGATGAACCGAGCTTCGTGGCGATCCGCTTCTTCACCGAGCCGGATGGCTGGGTCGGTCACTTCACCGGCACCGACATCGCACAGAAATTTCCCCGTTACGTACCCACCCAGGCGTCCTGA
- a CDS encoding methylthioribulose 1-phosphate dehydratase has protein sequence MNAPTFPYDTARLSELAQLLIDNVRELAQAGWTPATSSNFSHRLDDHHAAITVSGKDKGRLIEDDIMVVDFDGQAVGRPLRPSAETLLHTQLYRRFPEIGCVLHTHSPVQTIASRLYAPQGHIRVEGYELLKAFAGNSTHEMAIDIPVFANTQDMNVLSAQVDALLDTQTLWGYLIDGHGLYAWGRDMAEARRHLEAFEFLLHCELELRKLRG, from the coding sequence ATGAACGCCCCCACCTTCCCCTACGACACCGCGCGCCTGAGCGAACTGGCCCAGCTGCTGATCGACAACGTCCGCGAACTGGCCCAGGCCGGCTGGACCCCGGCCACCAGCAGCAACTTCTCCCACCGCCTGGACGACCACCACGCCGCGATCACCGTGTCCGGCAAGGACAAGGGGCGGCTGATCGAGGACGACATCATGGTGGTGGACTTCGACGGCCAGGCCGTCGGCCGTCCGCTGCGCCCCTCCGCCGAGACCCTGCTGCACACCCAGCTGTACCGCCGCTTCCCCGAGATCGGCTGCGTGCTGCACACCCATTCGCCGGTGCAGACCATCGCCTCGCGCCTGTACGCGCCGCAGGGCCACATCCGGGTCGAGGGCTACGAACTGCTGAAGGCCTTTGCCGGCAACAGTACCCATGAGATGGCCATCGACATCCCGGTGTTCGCCAACACCCAGGACATGAACGTGTTGTCGGCCCAGGTTGATGCGCTGCTCGACACGCAGACCCTGTGGGGCTACCTGATCGATGGCCATGGCCTGTACGCCTGGGGCCGGGACATGGCCGAAGCGCGCCGGCACCTGGAAGCGTTCGAGTTCCTGCTGCATTGCGAACTGGAGCTGCGCAAGCTGCGCGGCTGA
- a CDS encoding amino acid permease: MFKQLWATKHPHAAHEDANGLSLRRHLGPWGLTALGIGAVIGGGIFVITGQAAANHAGPAIMLSFVLAAICCAFCALAYAEFASMVPVSGSAYTYTYATFGELSAWFIGWMLVLEYGVSASAVAVSWTGYFLSLLSQFDIHLPAALVSAPLDAQLRPTGAIANLPAAALVLLLTSVCYVGISKSSAMNMAMVVLKTGLIVLVIVAGWKYVDTSNWTPFIPANEGPGKYGMEGVLRGAAMVFFAYIGFEAVSVAAQESKNPQRDMPFGMMLSLVICTVLYIAMAAVMTGLVPFQLLGTDEPVVTAVAAHPQLGWLRWVVEIGALVGLSSVVLVMIIGQPRIFMIMGRDGLLPQVFTRIHPKYRTPHINTVITGIGIALLAALFPLDILGELTSMGTLIAFAAVCAGVLILRRTQPDLPRPFRMPMAWLVCSLGVLSCLALLSAMTLHNWMLMGVWTFVGFVIYFCYGFRHSRLRGK, encoded by the coding sequence ATGTTCAAGCAACTGTGGGCCACCAAGCACCCGCATGCCGCCCATGAAGACGCCAACGGCCTCAGCCTGCGCCGCCACCTCGGCCCCTGGGGCCTGACCGCCCTGGGCATCGGCGCGGTGATCGGCGGCGGCATCTTCGTCATCACCGGCCAGGCCGCCGCCAACCACGCCGGCCCGGCCATCATGCTGTCGTTCGTACTGGCCGCCATCTGCTGCGCCTTCTGCGCGCTGGCCTACGCCGAGTTCGCCTCGATGGTGCCGGTCTCCGGCAGCGCCTACACCTATACCTACGCCACCTTCGGCGAGCTCTCGGCGTGGTTCATCGGCTGGATGCTGGTGCTCGAATACGGCGTCTCCGCCTCGGCGGTGGCGGTCAGCTGGACCGGCTACTTCCTCAGCCTGCTCAGCCAGTTCGACATCCATCTACCCGCAGCGCTGGTCAGCGCGCCGCTCGACGCGCAGCTGCGCCCGACCGGTGCGATCGCCAACCTGCCCGCCGCCGCGCTGGTGCTGCTGCTGACCTCGGTGTGCTACGTGGGCATCAGCAAGTCCTCGGCGATGAACATGGCGATGGTCGTGCTCAAGACCGGCCTGATCGTGCTGGTCATCGTGGCCGGCTGGAAGTATGTGGACACCAGCAACTGGACCCCGTTCATTCCGGCCAACGAAGGGCCGGGCAAGTACGGCATGGAAGGCGTGCTGCGCGGCGCGGCCATGGTGTTCTTCGCCTACATCGGCTTCGAGGCGGTGTCGGTGGCGGCGCAGGAGTCGAAGAATCCGCAGCGCGACATGCCGTTCGGCATGATGCTGTCGCTGGTGATCTGCACCGTGCTGTACATCGCGATGGCCGCAGTGATGACCGGCCTGGTGCCGTTCCAGCTGCTGGGCACCGACGAGCCGGTGGTCACCGCCGTGGCGGCACACCCGCAGCTGGGCTGGCTGCGCTGGGTGGTCGAGATCGGCGCGCTGGTCGGCCTGTCCTCGGTGGTACTGGTGATGATCATCGGCCAGCCGCGCATCTTCATGATCATGGGCCGCGACGGCCTGCTGCCGCAGGTGTTCACCAGGATCCACCCGAAGTACCGCACCCCGCACATCAACACCGTGATCACCGGCATCGGCATCGCCCTGCTGGCGGCGCTGTTCCCGCTGGACATCCTGGGTGAGCTGACCTCGATGGGTACGCTGATCGCGTTCGCCGCCGTGTGTGCCGGCGTGCTGATCCTGCGCCGCACCCAGCCGGACCTGCCGCGTCCGTTCCGCATGCCGATGGCGTGGCTGGTCTGCAGCCTGGGCGTGTTGAGCTGCCTGGCGCTGCTGTCGGCGATGACGCTGCACAACTGGATGCTGATGGGCGTGTGGACGTTCGTCGGTTTCGTGATCTATTTCTGCTACGGCTTCAGGCACAGCCGACTGCGGGGGAAATAA
- a CDS encoding amino acid permease produces MLKALLRVKPVEPAGHVDAGEPIEGSLDGEATLKRTLTAKHLILLGVGAVIGAGIFVLTGQAAANHAGPAVMLSFVIAGFACALAGLCYAEFAAMMPVSGSAYSYSYATLGEGMAWFIGWCLVLEYLFASASVAVGWSAYLISFITTTLHMPFPDALSAAPIAWTGSEFIASGKLFNLPAVLIVAAVSGLLYVGVTQSAFVNAIIVAIKVTVICLFIGIGAAHIDPANWQPFIPDNTGVAGEFGWSGVFRAATIVFFAYIGFDAVSTAAGETKDPQRNMPIGLLGSLAVCTIVYIIVCAVLTGMMPYHLLGTDKPVATALEPYPTLSWLKTFVEIGAIAGLSSVVLVMMMGQTRIAYTISRDGLLPKFFGKVHTRFRTPYVATIVVGVIAAALAGLVPLNVLGELVSMGTLLAFATVCIGVLVLRYSKPDLHRPFRVPMVWIICPLGAATCLFLFWQAFVVHWHLFVGWTLLGLLIYLGYGIRNSKLAKSP; encoded by the coding sequence ATGCTGAAAGCTCTGTTGAGGGTCAAGCCGGTCGAGCCGGCCGGGCACGTCGATGCCGGCGAACCCATCGAAGGCAGCCTGGATGGCGAAGCCACGCTGAAACGGACCCTCACGGCGAAACATCTCATCCTGCTGGGCGTGGGTGCGGTGATCGGTGCAGGCATCTTCGTGCTGACCGGCCAGGCCGCCGCCAACCATGCCGGCCCGGCGGTCATGCTGTCCTTCGTCATCGCCGGTTTCGCCTGCGCCCTGGCCGGCCTGTGCTATGCCGAGTTCGCCGCGATGATGCCGGTCTCCGGCAGCGCGTACTCCTACTCCTACGCCACCCTGGGCGAAGGCATGGCCTGGTTCATCGGCTGGTGCCTGGTGCTGGAATACCTGTTCGCCTCGGCCTCGGTCGCGGTGGGCTGGTCGGCCTATCTCATCAGCTTCATCACCACCACCCTGCACATGCCCTTCCCGGACGCGCTCAGTGCGGCGCCCATCGCCTGGACCGGCAGCGAGTTCATCGCCTCGGGCAAGCTGTTCAACCTGCCGGCGGTGCTGATCGTGGCGGCCGTCTCCGGCCTGCTGTACGTCGGCGTCACCCAGTCGGCGTTCGTCAACGCGATCATCGTGGCGATCAAGGTCACCGTCATCTGCCTGTTCATCGGCATCGGCGCGGCGCATATCGATCCGGCCAACTGGCAGCCCTTCATTCCGGACAACACCGGCGTGGCCGGTGAATTCGGCTGGAGCGGCGTGTTCCGCGCGGCCACCATCGTGTTCTTCGCCTACATCGGCTTCGATGCGGTCTCCACCGCCGCCGGCGAAACCAAGGACCCGCAGCGCAACATGCCGATCGGCCTGCTCGGTTCGCTGGCCGTGTGCACCATCGTCTACATCATCGTCTGCGCCGTGCTGACCGGCATGATGCCGTACCACCTGCTGGGCACCGACAAGCCGGTGGCCACCGCGCTGGAACCCTACCCGACCCTGTCCTGGCTGAAGACATTCGTGGAGATCGGTGCCATCGCCGGCCTGTCCTCGGTGGTGCTGGTGATGATGATGGGCCAGACCCGCATCGCCTACACCATCTCCCGCGACGGCCTGCTGCCGAAGTTCTTCGGCAAGGTCCACACCCGCTTCCGCACCCCGTACGTCGCCACCATCGTGGTCGGCGTGATCGCCGCCGCACTGGCCGGCCTGGTGCCGCTGAACGTGCTGGGTGAACTGGTCTCGATGGGCACCCTGCTGGCCTTCGCCACGGTCTGCATCGGCGTGCTGGTGCTGCGCTATTCCAAGCCGGACCTGCACCGCCCGTTCCGCGTGCCGATGGTGTGGATCATCTGCCCGCTCGGCGCGGCCACCTGCCTGTTCCTGTTCTGGCAGGCATTCGTGGTGCACTGGCACCTGTTCGTCGGCTGGACCCTGCTCGGCCTGCTGATCTACCTGGGCTACGGCATCCGCAACAGCAAGCTGGCCAAGTCGCCCTGA
- a CDS encoding NUDIX hydrolase — MSGDNEQYFSGPRPFMSQTAETLAVLDDRLRGLLRDYARREPAHDALAAEFGTLLDDPEDPFLRERLAGHFTASCWLVSADGARVLLTHHRKLQRWLQLGGHADGDRDLARVALKEAEEESGLGGLVLDDPAIFDLDKHWIPERKDVPGHWHYDVRFVIRALGGEDFVLSEESLALAWRPVSEVASDPESDASMQRMARRWLAR; from the coding sequence ATGAGCGGCGATAATGAGCAGTATTTTTCCGGACCCCGCCCATTCATGAGCCAGACCGCCGAAACCCTTGCCGTGCTTGACGATCGCCTGCGTGGCCTGCTGCGGGACTACGCCCGCCGTGAGCCTGCCCACGACGCACTGGCTGCCGAATTCGGCACACTGCTGGACGATCCGGAAGACCCGTTCCTGCGCGAGCGGCTGGCCGGTCACTTCACCGCCAGCTGCTGGCTGGTCAGCGCCGATGGCGCGCGCGTGCTGCTCACCCACCACCGCAAACTGCAGCGCTGGCTGCAGTTGGGCGGCCATGCCGACGGTGATCGCGACCTGGCGCGGGTGGCACTGAAGGAGGCCGAGGAAGAGTCCGGCCTGGGCGGGCTGGTGCTGGACGACCCGGCCATCTTCGACCTGGACAAGCACTGGATTCCGGAACGCAAGGACGTGCCGGGGCATTGGCACTACGACGTGCGTTTCGTGATCCGGGCGCTGGGCGGCGAGGACTTCGTGCTCAGCGAGGAGTCGCTGGCGCTGGCCTGGCGGCCGGTGAGCGAAGTCGCGTCCGATCCGGAATCGGATGCATCCATGCAGCGCATGGCGCGCCGGTGGCTGGCACGCTGA
- the serA gene encoding phosphoglycerate dehydrogenase yields the protein MSPKKTSFPKQDIRVLLLEGVSQTAVDVFSAAGYSQIEAHTKALPEDELKARIAEAHIVGIRSRTQLSAEVLAEAKRLIAVGCFCIGTNQVDLDAAELAGVPVFNAPYSNTRSVAELVIAEAIMLTRGIPQKNAECHRGGWSKSASGSHEVRGKTLGIIGYGHIGTQVGVLAESLGMQVIFHDVETKLALGNARAAASLDDLLARADIVTLHVPETPATQWMVGSTELAKMRRGAHLINAARGTVVDIDALDAALASGHLGGAALDVFPVEPKGNGDIFESPLTRHDNVILTPHVGGSTLEAQDNIGVEVAAKLVRYSDNGSTLSAVNFPEVTLPEHADSLRLLHIHQNVPGVLSKVNEIFSRHNVNIDGQFLRTDPKVGYVVIDITASEEQAAAVRDELAAIPGTLRTRILY from the coding sequence ATGTCGCCGAAGAAGACCTCGTTCCCGAAGCAGGATATCCGCGTGTTGTTGCTGGAGGGGGTCAGCCAGACCGCCGTGGACGTATTCAGCGCCGCCGGCTACAGCCAGATCGAGGCGCACACCAAGGCGCTGCCGGAAGACGAACTGAAGGCGCGCATCGCCGAAGCCCACATCGTCGGCATTCGTTCGCGCACCCAGCTCAGCGCCGAGGTGCTGGCCGAGGCCAAGCGCCTGATCGCGGTCGGCTGCTTCTGCATCGGCACCAACCAGGTGGATCTGGACGCGGCCGAACTGGCGGGCGTCCCGGTGTTCAATGCGCCCTACTCCAATACCCGCAGCGTGGCCGAGCTGGTGATCGCCGAGGCGATCATGCTGACCCGCGGCATTCCGCAGAAGAATGCCGAATGCCATCGCGGCGGCTGGTCGAAATCGGCCAGCGGCAGCCATGAAGTGCGCGGCAAGACGCTGGGCATCATCGGCTACGGCCACATCGGTACCCAGGTCGGTGTGCTGGCCGAATCGCTGGGCATGCAGGTCATCTTCCACGATGTGGAAACCAAGCTGGCGCTCGGCAACGCGCGTGCGGCGGCCAGCCTGGACGACCTGCTGGCACGCGCCGACATCGTCACCCTGCACGTCCCGGAGACCCCGGCCACGCAGTGGATGGTCGGCAGCACCGAGCTGGCGAAGATGCGCAGGGGCGCGCACCTGATCAACGCCGCCCGCGGCACCGTGGTCGACATCGATGCACTGGATGCCGCGCTCGCCAGCGGCCACCTCGGCGGCGCCGCGCTGGACGTGTTCCCGGTCGAGCCGAAGGGCAACGGCGATATCTTCGAATCGCCGCTGACCCGCCATGACAACGTGATCCTGACCCCGCACGTCGGCGGCAGCACGCTGGAAGCGCAGGACAACATCGGCGTGGAAGTGGCGGCCAAGCTGGTGCGCTACAGCGACAACGGCAGCACCCTGTCGGCGGTCAATTTCCCGGAAGTGACCCTGCCCGAACACGCCGACAGCCTGCGCCTGCTGCACATCCACCAGAACGTGCCGGGCGTGCTGTCCAAGGTCAACGAGATCTTCTCGCGCCACAACGTCAACATCGACGGCCAGTTCCTGCGCACCGACCCGAAGGTCGGCTACGTGGTGATCGACATCACCGCCAGCGAGGAACAGGCCGCCGCCGTGCGCGACGAGCTGGCCGCGATTCCGGGCACGCTGCGCACGCGCATCCTGTATTGA
- a CDS encoding FAD-binding oxidoreductase codes for MTDSRIASLQQACPGLKLKTDPADLEHYGRDWTRRWTPAPLAIALPATVDEVQAVMRWSAGHDVAVVPSGGRTGLSGGAVAAHGELVLSLERMNKALAYDAVDRTLVVQAGMPLEALHNAALEHGLIYPVDFAARGSCTIGGNIATNAGGIRVIRYGNTREWIAGLKVVTATGELLELNKGLIKNSSGYDFRQLLIGSEGTLGVIVEATVKLTDPPPASNVMLLALPSFEVLMQVFAAFRARLQLQAFEFFTDRALEHVLAHGAQAPFDEVHPYYVVTEFAANDEAQEAAAMAAFEDCMGNGWVSDGVISASDAQAAQLWRLREGITESLARYKPYKNDVSVRISSMPAFLAETQALIGQAYPHFDVVWFGHIGDGNLHINVLKPDDTSDADFVAQCEQVTTLLAQVLARFDGSISAEHGIGLVKKGYLHSTRGPAEIALMKAVKRAFDPQARLNPGKLFDA; via the coding sequence ATGACCGATTCCCGCATCGCCTCGCTGCAGCAGGCCTGTCCCGGCCTGAAGCTGAAGACCGACCCTGCCGACCTGGAACATTACGGGCGCGACTGGACCCGGCGCTGGACGCCGGCGCCGCTGGCGATCGCGTTGCCGGCCACGGTCGACGAGGTGCAGGCGGTGATGCGCTGGAGCGCCGGGCATGACGTGGCGGTGGTGCCCTCCGGTGGCCGCACCGGCCTGTCCGGTGGCGCGGTGGCCGCCCATGGCGAACTGGTGCTGAGCCTGGAGCGGATGAACAAGGCGCTGGCCTACGATGCGGTCGACCGCACGCTGGTGGTGCAGGCAGGCATGCCGCTGGAGGCGCTGCACAACGCCGCGCTGGAGCACGGCCTGATCTACCCGGTGGATTTCGCCGCGCGCGGTTCGTGCACGATCGGCGGCAACATCGCCACCAATGCCGGCGGCATCCGCGTGATCCGCTACGGCAATACCCGCGAATGGATCGCCGGACTGAAGGTGGTCACCGCCACGGGCGAACTGCTCGAGCTCAACAAGGGCCTGATCAAGAACTCCAGCGGCTACGACTTCCGCCAGTTGCTGATCGGTTCGGAAGGGACGCTGGGGGTGATCGTCGAGGCGACGGTGAAGCTGACCGATCCGCCGCCGGCCAGCAACGTGATGCTGCTGGCGCTGCCCAGCTTCGAGGTGCTGATGCAGGTGTTTGCCGCGTTCCGCGCGCGCCTGCAGCTGCAGGCCTTCGAATTCTTCACCGACCGTGCGCTGGAGCATGTGCTGGCGCATGGCGCGCAGGCGCCGTTCGATGAAGTGCACCCGTACTACGTGGTGACCGAGTTCGCGGCCAACGACGAGGCGCAGGAAGCGGCGGCGATGGCCGCCTTCGAGGACTGCATGGGCAATGGCTGGGTCAGCGATGGTGTGATCAGCGCCAGCGACGCCCAGGCGGCCCAGCTGTGGCGCCTGCGCGAAGGCATCACCGAATCGCTGGCGCGCTACAAGCCGTACAAGAACGATGTCTCGGTGCGGATCTCGTCGATGCCGGCGTTCCTGGCCGAGACCCAGGCGCTGATCGGGCAGGCCTATCCCCACTTCGACGTGGTCTGGTTCGGTCATATCGGCGACGGCAACCTGCATATCAATGTGCTCAAGCCGGATGACACCAGCGACGCGGATTTCGTGGCGCAGTGCGAGCAGGTGACCACGCTGCTGGCACAGGTGCTGGCGCGCTTCGATGGCAGCATTTCGGCCGAGCATGGCATCGGCCTGGTCAAGAAGGGCTACCTGCACAGCACCCGCGGCCCGGCCGAGATCGCGCTGATGAAGGCGGTCAAGCGTGCGTTCGATCCCCAAGCGCGGCTGAATCCCGGGAAGCTCTTCGACGCCTGA
- a CDS encoding DUF2388 domain-containing protein: MTRPLLLLALLSLPLAGFASSFAGTSAGSATGASSGSSGSSSGDDKVVLAARDDAAAFVASDGQIRGARLQAALVHLREQDTAAQQKSDLQLAQALLAR; this comes from the coding sequence ATGACCCGTCCGCTTCTGCTGCTCGCCCTGCTGTCCCTGCCGCTGGCCGGCTTCGCTTCCAGCTTCGCCGGTACCTCGGCCGGATCGGCCACCGGCGCATCGTCCGGCTCCTCTGGCAGCAGCTCGGGCGACGACAAGGTGGTGCTGGCCGCGCGCGATGACGCGGCCGCTTTCGTCGCCAGCGATGGCCAGATCCGCGGCGCACGCCTGCAGGCGGCGCTGGTCCACCTGCGCGAGCAGGACACGGCTGCGCAGCAGAAGAGCGATCTGCAGCTGGCCCAGGCCCTGCTGGCGCGTTGA
- a CDS encoding DUF7844 domain-containing protein, producing MTPALKAAGRGPALAKRGWWLGALFALPTAHAAERLQLDPAGLDAAQQQLARQTLADVQALLPEGLLRALPAQVPVAWRDDLPSDVHGRAVAGGIVLRRDLLDDGPPAARRARRSALVHELTHVADRSGAHWSRSARWRDLAGWQRRPWHLGRGDNAFRDRSPDRYELESPAEYLAVNAEHFVLDAEFACRRPALAQWYRAQLGAPPSLPQPDCETRVPLLQAEAEEGAASLLALDPAQVYQVDYLFAEGSAQPMSRWGHSMLRLVICRPGRAPGPACRLDLEHHRVLSFRAFVGDVQISSWRGLTGGYPSRLFVLPLQQVIDEYTKVELRGLASLPLQLDRSEIASLLERTAQVHWSYDGRYYFVSNNCAVETAKLLQAGVPRLGLAGLAQLSPRGLRRRLARLHALDEQVLADRARAQAQGYYFASARDHYAQLFAVAASQAPLPAGDVAGWLKLRAGQRAAWLQQGDLRASAGLLLLEQAAQRRAELRARDALKRRLLAEADSSATRSLRALLEQSGQWLRPAQQLPGAGYGLPLPEEQAALADAARAASSRAVPAWQALRRQLRGQLPAAQQRELEDIDRNLAVLGERVRRQAADAAATGAAAR from the coding sequence ATGACGCCCGCGCTGAAAGCCGCCGGGCGTGGTCCGGCGCTGGCGAAGCGCGGGTGGTGGCTGGGCGCGCTGTTCGCACTGCCCACAGCCCACGCGGCCGAGCGCCTGCAGCTGGACCCGGCTGGACTGGACGCGGCCCAGCAGCAGCTGGCCCGGCAGACCCTGGCCGATGTGCAGGCGCTGCTGCCGGAAGGCCTGCTGCGCGCATTGCCGGCGCAGGTGCCGGTGGCCTGGCGCGATGACCTGCCCAGCGATGTGCATGGCCGCGCCGTCGCCGGCGGCATTGTGCTGCGCCGCGACCTGCTTGATGATGGCCCGCCCGCCGCGCGTCGGGCCCGCCGCAGTGCATTGGTCCACGAACTGACCCACGTTGCGGACCGCAGCGGAGCGCACTGGTCGCGCAGCGCACGCTGGCGCGATCTTGCCGGCTGGCAGCGCAGGCCATGGCACCTGGGCCGCGGCGACAACGCCTTCCGCGATCGCAGCCCGGATCGCTACGAACTGGAGAGCCCGGCCGAGTATCTGGCGGTCAACGCCGAACATTTCGTGCTGGATGCCGAGTTCGCCTGCCGCCGGCCGGCGCTGGCACAGTGGTACCGGGCGCAGCTGGGCGCGCCGCCCTCGCTGCCGCAGCCGGACTGCGAAACCCGCGTGCCGCTGCTCCAGGCCGAGGCCGAGGAGGGCGCCGCATCGCTGCTGGCGCTGGACCCGGCGCAGGTCTACCAGGTGGACTACCTGTTCGCCGAAGGCAGCGCGCAGCCGATGAGCCGCTGGGGGCACAGCATGCTGCGCCTGGTGATCTGCCGCCCCGGCCGCGCGCCGGGGCCGGCATGCAGGCTGGACCTGGAACATCACCGGGTGCTGTCGTTCCGTGCGTTCGTCGGTGATGTGCAGATCTCCAGCTGGCGCGGCCTGACCGGTGGTTATCCCTCGCGCCTGTTCGTGCTGCCGCTGCAGCAGGTGATCGACGAGTACACCAAGGTGGAGCTGCGCGGGCTGGCATCGCTGCCGCTGCAGCTGGACCGCAGCGAGATCGCCAGCCTGCTCGAACGCACCGCACAGGTGCACTGGAGCTATGACGGCCGCTACTACTTCGTCAGCAACAACTGCGCGGTGGAGACGGCCAAGCTGCTGCAGGCCGGGGTGCCGCGCCTGGGGCTGGCGGGGCTGGCGCAGCTCAGCCCCCGTGGGCTGCGCCGCCGCCTGGCGCGGCTGCACGCCCTCGACGAGCAGGTGCTGGCCGACCGCGCCCGCGCGCAGGCGCAGGGCTACTACTTCGCTTCTGCACGTGACCACTACGCGCAGCTGTTCGCGGTGGCCGCGAGCCAGGCACCGCTGCCGGCAGGGGATGTCGCCGGCTGGCTGAAGCTGCGTGCAGGCCAGCGTGCAGCGTGGCTGCAGCAGGGCGACCTGCGCGCCAGCGCCGGCCTGCTGCTGCTGGAACAGGCCGCGCAACGGCGTGCCGAGCTGCGTGCCCGTGATGCCTTGAAGCGGCGCCTGCTGGCGGAGGCGGACAGCAGCGCAACGCGCTCGCTGCGTGCGTTGCTGGAGCAGAGCGGCCAGTGGCTGCGGCCCGCACAGCAGCTGCCCGGTGCCGGCTATGGCCTGCCCTTGCCCGAAGAGCAGGCTGCGCTGGCCGATGCCGCCCGCGCCGCCAGCAGCCGCGCGGTCCCGGCGTGGCAAGCGCTGCGGCGCCAGCTGCGCGGGCAGCTGCCCGCCGCGCAGCAGCGTGAGCTGGAGGATATCGACCGCAACCTGGCCGTTTTGGGCGAGCGGGTGCGCCGGCAGGCAGCCGATGCAGCGGCTACTGGCGCGGCAGCTCGATGA